Proteins from one Paenibacillus amylolyticus genomic window:
- a CDS encoding DUF1904 family protein has product MPFIRFKGFTGPQLEEVVPQITEQMALITHIPRERMKAERHDVQALTPSPASIEILMFQRDQEVHNRIASSLQAILEEAYMPDVHIFFNILSPALYYKQGKPLTNYRLD; this is encoded by the coding sequence ATGCCGTTTATTCGCTTTAAAGGATTTACAGGTCCTCAGCTAGAGGAAGTTGTACCGCAAATTACAGAGCAGATGGCCCTTATTACTCATATTCCACGGGAGAGAATGAAGGCAGAGCGTCATGATGTACAAGCGCTAACACCTTCTCCGGCTTCTATAGAGATTTTGATGTTTCAACGTGATCAGGAGGTTCATAACCGGATTGCATCATCGTTGCAGGCTATTCTGGAAGAAGCGTACATGCCGGATGTACATATTTTCTTCAACATATTGTCACCCGCCTTGTATTATAAACAAGGCAAGCCGCTGACAAATTATCGATTGGATTGA
- the pyrE gene encoding orotate phosphoribosyltransferase, with protein sequence MIELNEIPNHIASQLLKIKAVALRPQQPFTWTSGIKSPIYCDNRLTMSYPEIRNDIAEAFATIIRNQYPDAEVIAGTATAGIPHAAWVAQKLNLPMAYIRDKAKGHGKENLIEGLITEGQKVVVIEDLISTGGSSIKAAEAVRVAGATPLAVLAIFSYQLDKGVKAFEEAGIPLQTLSNYTALMDVALAQGTIQESDFELLKSWREDPSSFGK encoded by the coding sequence ATGATCGAACTGAATGAGATTCCGAATCATATTGCTTCCCAACTGTTGAAAATTAAAGCCGTGGCGTTGCGTCCGCAACAGCCATTTACATGGACATCCGGCATCAAATCACCAATATACTGCGATAACCGCTTAACGATGTCCTATCCCGAGATTCGTAACGATATTGCTGAAGCCTTCGCAACGATCATTCGTAACCAATACCCGGATGCAGAAGTCATCGCTGGCACGGCTACTGCGGGTATCCCGCATGCGGCCTGGGTGGCTCAGAAGCTCAATCTGCCGATGGCCTACATTCGCGATAAAGCGAAAGGACATGGTAAGGAGAACCTGATTGAAGGTCTGATCACTGAGGGTCAGAAAGTGGTTGTCATTGAAGATCTGATCTCCACAGGTGGAAGCTCGATCAAAGCAGCAGAAGCTGTACGTGTAGCAGGTGCAACACCGCTCGCCGTACTTGCCATCTTCAGCTATCAGCTGGATAAAGGGGTTAAAGCATTCGAAGAAGCTGGAATTCCGCTTCAGACGCTGTCCAATTACACGGCTCTGATGGATGTGGCTTTGGCTCAGGGAACGATTCAGGAGAGTGACTTTGAGTTGCTTAAATCCTGGCGTGAAGATCCTTCTTCATTTGGAAAATAA
- the pyrF gene encoding orotidine-5'-phosphate decarboxylase, producing the protein MNHASFNEMAGRLMVALDYPGAEEAKALVQALEGIPCYLKVGMQLFYAAGPDFIRELKSKGYSVFLDVKMHDIPNTVRGGAESITRLGVDMFNVHAAGGTLMMRAAREGAEAAIAADPSLSKPEIIAVTQLTSTSLETMNTEIGIPGSVEAAVVRYAGLAQEAGLDGVVASPLEVPAIRAACGSAFHTVTPGIRPAGSGLGDQTRVLTPGEAIARGSHYIVVGRPITGAPNPREAAETILKEMLNA; encoded by the coding sequence ATGAATCACGCGAGTTTCAATGAAATGGCTGGCCGTCTGATGGTGGCACTGGATTATCCTGGAGCGGAAGAAGCAAAAGCATTGGTACAAGCTCTTGAAGGCATTCCCTGTTATCTGAAGGTGGGCATGCAGCTGTTCTACGCAGCAGGACCGGACTTTATTCGGGAGTTGAAATCCAAAGGCTATTCCGTTTTTCTGGATGTGAAAATGCATGACATTCCCAACACCGTTCGTGGCGGTGCAGAAAGTATCACACGTCTGGGTGTAGACATGTTCAATGTACATGCAGCGGGTGGAACCCTCATGATGCGTGCTGCACGTGAAGGGGCTGAGGCAGCGATCGCTGCCGATCCTTCCTTAAGCAAGCCTGAGATCATTGCAGTCACCCAACTGACCAGTACAAGCCTGGAAACGATGAATACCGAGATTGGCATTCCAGGAAGTGTGGAGGCCGCTGTGGTTCGTTATGCAGGACTGGCCCAAGAGGCCGGGCTGGATGGCGTTGTTGCTTCTCCGCTGGAGGTGCCCGCCATTCGGGCAGCATGCGGCAGTGCTTTTCACACGGTTACACCGGGAATTCGTCCAGCGGGCAGTGGCCTGGGAGATCAGACACGCGTATTGACGCCGGGTGAAGCCATCGCCAGAGGAAGCCATTACATTGTTGTAGGCAGACCGATTACGGGTGCTCCCAATCCGCGTGAAGCGGCAGAAACCATTTTGAAGGAGATGTTGAACGCATGA
- a CDS encoding extracellular solute-binding protein, producing the protein MEPPTDNMTWDDIFNLGTRLTKGEGKDHVFGFSFTTYQGGSPYYSMQQYYSSLQLKTFDDKAEKMTVDSPQWEKVWSTISKLAIDKVIPKGDEPQDQNPSGRYDPVQGDLFLSGKSAMVIGDYSYINQLIDANKNADKMKDFTKVDWDVVTPPVHPEAPEIGGNIYLSNLMAINSAAQNPDDAWELIKYMNSEDWAKIKARSSYEMVSRKSFIKPKDGLDYNIQAFYSLKPIPPTNTNLDKLYQKSRAYGK; encoded by the coding sequence GTGGAACCGCCGACGGACAACATGACATGGGACGATATTTTCAATCTGGGGACCCGACTTACGAAAGGCGAGGGTAAAGACCATGTATTTGGTTTCTCCTTCACCACATATCAGGGGGGTTCGCCATACTACTCCATGCAGCAGTACTACAGCTCGTTGCAATTGAAGACGTTTGACGATAAAGCCGAGAAGATGACTGTAGACTCTCCTCAATGGGAGAAAGTTTGGAGCACTATTAGCAAACTTGCGATTGATAAAGTGATTCCAAAAGGCGATGAACCACAGGATCAGAATCCGAGTGGACGTTATGATCCGGTTCAGGGTGATCTTTTCCTGAGTGGCAAGTCAGCCATGGTTATCGGCGATTACAGCTATATTAATCAATTGATTGATGCGAATAAAAACGCAGATAAAATGAAAGATTTTACGAAGGTAGATTGGGATGTAGTTACACCTCCGGTTCACCCGGAAGCTCCTGAGATCGGAGGAAATATCTATCTGAGCAACTTGATGGCTATCAACAGTGCGGCTCAGAACCCGGATGATGCGTGGGAATTGATCAAATATATGAACAGTGAGGATTGGGCCAAGATCAAAGCGCGCAGCAGCTATGAGATGGTATCCCGGAAGAGTTTCATTAAACCTAAAGACGGGCTGGATTACAACATTCAAGCCTTCTATTCTCTGAAGCCTATTCCGCCAACGAATACCAATCTGGATAAACTGTATCAAAAATCCCGGGCTTATGGCAAGTAA
- a CDS encoding dihydroorotase: MLQIIKNANILNQQGELERKTIIIDEGKIKKIAGLEDQAVVDAEKSAHRVTDASGKLVIPGLIDMHVHLREPGFEHKETIETGARSAAKGGFTTIACMPNTRPVTDTAEVVKRVLDKAKEADLVKVLPYPAITKNELGRELTDFAALKEAGAIGFTDDGVGVQNAQMMKDAMSLAASMDMPVIAHCEDDSLVVGGYVTEGEFSKRHGIKGIPNESEAIHVGRDILLAEATGVHYHVCHVSTEQSVRLIRLAKSIGINVTAEVCPHHLVLSDEDIPGMDANWKMNPPLRSPRDVQACIEGLLDGTLDMIVTDHAPHSEEEKAKGMELAPFGIVGFETAFPLLYTKFVETGLWSLDFLVKRMTANPARVFRLDTGKLEEGAPADITMIDLNEEKAVDPATFATKGRNTPFTGWKLKGWAVQTWVDGKSVWSSTVQQ; this comes from the coding sequence ATGCTACAGATTATAAAGAATGCGAACATCTTGAACCAACAAGGGGAACTTGAACGGAAAACCATCATTATAGATGAAGGTAAAATTAAAAAAATCGCTGGCCTGGAAGATCAAGCCGTAGTGGACGCCGAAAAGTCAGCGCATCGTGTGACAGACGCATCGGGCAAACTGGTCATTCCGGGATTGATCGATATGCACGTGCATCTGCGTGAACCTGGATTCGAACACAAAGAGACGATCGAGACAGGTGCTCGTTCAGCAGCAAAAGGTGGATTTACCACAATTGCTTGCATGCCGAACACAAGACCGGTAACAGACACAGCGGAAGTTGTAAAACGGGTACTGGATAAAGCCAAAGAAGCGGATCTGGTAAAAGTGTTGCCTTATCCAGCCATCACCAAAAACGAACTGGGTCGTGAACTTACCGATTTTGCCGCATTAAAAGAAGCAGGCGCTATTGGATTCACGGATGACGGTGTAGGCGTACAAAACGCTCAAATGATGAAAGATGCGATGAGCCTCGCAGCAAGCATGGATATGCCGGTGATCGCCCACTGTGAAGATGATTCACTGGTTGTCGGTGGATATGTAACGGAAGGTGAGTTTTCGAAGCGTCACGGCATCAAAGGCATTCCTAATGAATCCGAGGCCATCCACGTAGGTCGTGATATCCTGCTTGCAGAAGCAACAGGTGTTCATTACCACGTCTGCCATGTAAGTACAGAGCAATCGGTTCGCCTGATTCGTCTGGCGAAGTCCATCGGTATCAACGTAACTGCTGAGGTGTGTCCGCACCATCTGGTGTTGTCGGATGAAGATATCCCGGGCATGGATGCCAACTGGAAAATGAACCCGCCGCTGCGCTCACCACGCGATGTGCAGGCGTGCATCGAAGGTTTGCTTGACGGTACGCTGGACATGATCGTAACCGATCACGCGCCACACAGTGAAGAAGAAAAGGCCAAAGGCATGGAGCTGGCACCTTTCGGAATCGTTGGATTCGAAACAGCCTTCCCGCTGCTGTACACGAAGTTTGTGGAAACAGGACTATGGAGTTTGGACTTCCTGGTGAAACGCATGACCGCTAATCCTGCACGTGTGTTCCGACTGGATACTGGCAAGCTTGAAGAGGGAGCACCAGCAGACATTACGATGATTGACCTGAACGAGGAAAAAGCGGTTGATCCTGCAACATTTGCAACCAAAGGAAGAAACACCCCATTCACAGGCTGGAAGCTGAAAGGCTGGGCCGTACAAACATGGGTGGATGGCAAAAGTGTATGGAGCAGCACTGTACAACAATAA
- a CDS encoding YhgE/Pip domain-containing protein — MNAIAPKITGSGISAITTQINENFTEAVSEAVLTKLKEAGVEINAQLPTLRKMENGIFTLEKNLPAIQAAGQKVLVVEKAMPEIVKDAQKIVEIEKKLPEINQAAQYVLKVQEYWPQINDAASEVLAIQGRIPEIQKAVERIREVDENFGQVSGVIQTALDKTNKALTIVTAAEQDLDKVSRIAGNGIELADGLNQFVDSSEEAFQAIGPTIRQNLLLVQQITNAAGDVFAQLQNSDLDNLPTADDLDRIAARLGIAVKLVDSMASLLGKVDNLLPSHPLADQIQQLNSVSDKMQLQIRLAGIMSDALRRNTTPPADVITQLNLLSKDISSGIGNLLNTYESVISPALSAGADKLRSILSSSASTLQGARDRIPDIADILASAKEGITFGQTELTKIQSELPQIQSKIHEISETLANKSEGFIQALNTVSSFIRTDLPKLGTKLNEAADFVRNDLPTAEKQIGKASDFVQNQLPEVEKGVHRVATLVRDDLPALESAISRAADKLREVEGNNQFAELAKLLRGDIEEESAFLASPVQIKEQQLYPIPNYGSAMSPFYGVLSLWVGSTLLISLLRAEAENPEGKFRGYELYLGRLATFLTIGLLQAICVTLGDMLILGTYVADKLWFILFAMLVSAVFVTITYTLLSVFGNIGKGIAIIFMVFQFSSSGGTFPISMTSPFFQALNPFMPFTYAISLLRESVGGILWSTAIKDILWLCMFIGLSLIVALALKRPLSSLTKRSAENAKKTKIIA, encoded by the coding sequence GTGAATGCCATTGCGCCTAAAATCACAGGCTCTGGTATATCTGCGATAACGACACAAATCAATGAAAATTTCACTGAAGCCGTCAGTGAGGCCGTTCTAACCAAGCTAAAGGAAGCCGGGGTTGAAATTAACGCGCAGCTTCCCACTTTGCGCAAGATGGAGAATGGCATTTTCACACTGGAGAAAAATCTTCCGGCCATACAAGCCGCGGGTCAAAAGGTACTAGTAGTGGAAAAAGCCATGCCTGAGATTGTAAAAGATGCTCAAAAGATCGTCGAAATCGAAAAAAAACTACCTGAAATTAATCAAGCGGCACAGTATGTACTCAAGGTTCAGGAATATTGGCCACAAATTAATGATGCGGCTTCCGAAGTGCTGGCTATTCAAGGCCGGATACCGGAGATCCAAAAAGCGGTAGAACGCATTCGAGAAGTGGATGAAAACTTTGGTCAGGTATCAGGTGTCATCCAGACAGCTCTGGACAAAACCAATAAAGCCTTGACTATCGTAACGGCCGCAGAACAAGATCTGGACAAGGTATCCCGTATTGCTGGTAATGGGATTGAGCTAGCCGATGGCTTGAATCAATTTGTGGATTCAAGCGAAGAAGCGTTTCAGGCTATTGGCCCAACGATCCGCCAGAACTTGCTGCTGGTGCAGCAGATTACCAACGCTGCTGGAGACGTATTTGCACAATTGCAAAACTCGGATCTTGATAACCTGCCCACAGCAGATGATCTGGACCGGATTGCTGCACGCTTGGGGATTGCAGTAAAACTCGTCGACAGTATGGCAAGCCTACTGGGCAAAGTAGATAACTTGCTTCCAAGCCATCCGCTTGCCGATCAAATTCAGCAGTTGAATTCCGTTTCAGATAAAATGCAGTTGCAAATCCGCCTGGCTGGCATCATGAGTGATGCCCTGCGTCGCAATACAACGCCGCCAGCAGACGTCATCACTCAGTTAAATTTGCTTTCCAAAGACATTAGCAGCGGCATTGGCAATCTCTTGAACACATATGAAAGTGTCATATCTCCGGCTCTATCGGCTGGTGCAGATAAGCTGAGGTCCATTCTCTCCAGTTCAGCAAGTACACTGCAGGGAGCAAGAGATCGAATTCCGGATATTGCAGACATTCTTGCATCTGCCAAAGAAGGCATTACGTTTGGGCAGACCGAGTTGACCAAAATCCAGAGCGAACTGCCTCAAATCCAATCCAAGATCCATGAGATATCCGAGACACTTGCGAATAAAAGTGAAGGTTTCATCCAGGCTTTGAACACCGTCTCTTCCTTCATTCGAACCGATCTGCCCAAGCTGGGAACCAAACTGAACGAAGCGGCTGATTTTGTTCGGAATGATCTGCCTACTGCCGAGAAACAGATAGGCAAGGCATCCGATTTTGTTCAGAACCAGCTACCGGAGGTCGAAAAAGGAGTACATCGTGTTGCCACCCTGGTACGTGATGATCTGCCAGCATTGGAAAGTGCCATCAGCAGAGCTGCTGACAAGCTCAGGGAAGTCGAAGGTAACAACCAGTTTGCCGAGCTCGCCAAACTTTTGCGCGGTGATATCGAAGAAGAGAGTGCTTTCCTTGCAAGTCCTGTGCAAATCAAGGAACAACAGCTTTACCCGATCCCGAACTATGGATCGGCCATGTCACCCTTTTATGGCGTGCTGTCCTTGTGGGTCGGTTCAACCCTGCTGATTTCTCTTCTTCGTGCCGAAGCGGAGAATCCAGAAGGCAAGTTCCGGGGATATGAATTATATCTTGGACGTCTCGCTACTTTTCTGACCATTGGCCTTCTTCAGGCGATATGCGTCACCCTGGGAGATATGTTAATTCTGGGTACCTATGTGGCAGATAAACTGTGGTTTATTCTATTTGCGATGTTGGTGAGTGCCGTATTTGTGACCATCACGTACACCCTGCTGTCCGTTTTTGGAAATATCGGAAAAGGGATCGCCATCATCTTCATGGTGTTCCAGTTCTCCAGCTCCGGTGGTACGTTCCCCATCAGCATGACATCACCCTTTTTCCAGGCATTGAATCCATTCATGCCCTTCACGTATGCGATCAGTCTGCTGCGTGAATCGGTCGGCGGTATATTATGGTCAACTGCCATCAAGGATATTCTGTGGTTGTGTATGTTCATCGGGCTAAGTCTCATCGTTGCGCTCGCATTGAAACGTCCACTCAGCAGTCTGACCAAACGTTCAGCTGAAAATGCCAAGAAGACCAAAATTATTGCTTAA
- a CDS encoding extracellular solute-binding protein: MKNRLWGKRVLAVMATATLALPLIAGCTASEGKDTEQRVLRVATMWGGQDDSYFRQQFTDAFELTHPNVTIEIVAAVDQSSMYGYGNTEEQQEVPDTMESLKKIMTGDNPVDVIVADTSTVKSLIQENLVKQLDPLMQEDKFDTSDIVPSVLEGIKDLGDQSIYALTPTFSSSALFYNKAMF, translated from the coding sequence ATGAAGAACAGGTTGTGGGGAAAACGTGTGCTGGCTGTCATGGCTACTGCTACGCTGGCATTGCCGCTGATTGCCGGCTGTACTGCAAGTGAAGGTAAGGATACGGAGCAACGTGTATTGCGCGTGGCAACAATGTGGGGTGGACAGGATGACAGTTACTTCCGTCAGCAATTTACCGATGCTTTTGAACTGACACATCCCAATGTAACGATTGAAATTGTAGCTGCTGTTGACCAGAGCAGCATGTATGGATATGGCAACACGGAAGAGCAGCAGGAAGTTCCGGATACGATGGAAAGTTTGAAGAAGATTATGACAGGGGATAATCCTGTTGACGTTATCGTGGCTGACACCTCTACAGTCAAATCATTAATTCAAGAGAATCTGGTGAAACAACTGGACCCACTGATGCAGGAAGACAAGTTTGACACCAGTGATATCGTGCCTAGTGTACTGGAGGGAATTAAGGACCTTGGGGATCAGAGCATCTATGCTTTGACACCAACGTTCTCCTCTTCTGCTTTGTTCTACAACAAAGCTATGTTTTGA
- a CDS encoding efflux RND transporter periplasmic adaptor subunit, whose translation MVATMSGCSLLPSETEEEVLPPITPPTISKKPEYEVRTETLEKRVSGSGKMMSQREEKVYFTLDGMHVKELNVKPGDKVKKGQLLAVLDVESVEKEIRGKKLAIRKSEVQMKETLRKKDEMDPVEFEEATIAFEELRQELADLEAQLGKATLTAPFGGTVIAVQVEKGAAVKAYDPIATIADTSNLVVAATFAKEDLEKFSAGMKAEVDINGAGKVAGKIKVMPLAEASESGSGEGTGEGGTPPTKETLDKYVIVTLAKMPKGVERGTPLSVSIVTQRTENAIVIPVSALRSIGSRTYVQVVESDGSKREVDVEVGQQTSTDVEILKGLTVGEKVVGR comes from the coding sequence ATGGTTGCAACGATGTCCGGCTGCTCATTGCTGCCGTCAGAAACAGAGGAAGAAGTACTTCCGCCAATTACGCCGCCAACGATCTCCAAGAAACCGGAATATGAAGTCCGGACAGAAACGCTGGAGAAAAGAGTAAGCGGCAGTGGCAAGATGATGAGTCAGCGGGAAGAGAAGGTGTACTTCACGCTCGATGGCATGCATGTCAAAGAGTTAAATGTTAAACCAGGGGATAAAGTGAAAAAGGGTCAACTTCTTGCCGTGCTGGATGTGGAGAGTGTGGAGAAGGAGATTCGTGGCAAAAAGCTGGCTATTCGCAAGTCCGAGGTTCAGATGAAGGAAACACTTCGCAAGAAGGATGAGATGGACCCGGTGGAGTTCGAAGAGGCAACGATTGCGTTTGAAGAACTGCGTCAGGAACTCGCCGATCTGGAAGCACAACTGGGCAAAGCCACGTTGACAGCACCGTTCGGTGGCACTGTAATTGCTGTGCAGGTTGAGAAGGGCGCAGCCGTGAAAGCGTATGATCCGATTGCTACGATTGCGGATACATCGAATCTGGTTGTGGCAGCTACGTTTGCCAAGGAAGATCTGGAGAAGTTCTCAGCCGGTATGAAGGCAGAAGTGGACATTAATGGAGCCGGTAAAGTCGCTGGCAAAATTAAAGTCATGCCTCTGGCTGAAGCATCGGAAAGCGGCAGTGGTGAAGGAACGGGGGAGGGCGGAACGCCTCCAACGAAGGAAACACTGGATAAGTACGTCATTGTTACACTTGCAAAAATGCCAAAAGGCGTGGAACGTGGCACACCATTATCGGTCTCAATTGTAACGCAGCGCACCGAGAACGCGATTGTGATTCCTGTATCCGCTTTACGCTCCATCGGTTCAAGAACGTATGTACAAGTCGTGGAGAGTGATGGTAGCAAGCGTGAAGTGGACGTTGAAGTTGGTCAGCAGACATCGACAGATGTTGAGATTCTGAAAGGTCTGACCGTAGGCGAGAAAGTAGTGGGACGCTGA
- a CDS encoding ABC transporter ATP-binding protein: MIQCEGLVKIFKSSDVEVVALQGLNLTVNQGEMMAIIGNSGSGKSTLLNILGGLDRPTAGTAVVGDWDLLKMTDAQLVEYKRHTVGFIWQNNGRNLLPYLTALENVETPMILGGKRDRAYAKQLLEWVGLKDRMHNKLHQLSGGEQQRVAIAISLSNRPKILLADEPTGSVDSETCDTIMGIFRKMNKELGVTIVIVTHDLTLAGKVDRIVAIRDGLTSTEFVKRNPNLDDEHNLSETGMPDIHEAFVIIDRAGRLQVPKEYLEALSIDNRATLEFDGERIVITPPR; this comes from the coding sequence GTGATCCAATGCGAAGGACTTGTCAAAATTTTTAAATCCAGCGATGTGGAAGTCGTTGCCCTTCAGGGTCTCAACCTGACTGTCAATCAAGGTGAAATGATGGCCATCATCGGTAACAGCGGTAGCGGTAAATCCACGCTGCTGAATATTCTGGGCGGGCTTGATCGTCCTACGGCTGGTACGGCTGTTGTGGGGGACTGGGATCTGCTCAAGATGACTGATGCCCAATTGGTTGAATACAAACGTCATACGGTCGGATTTATCTGGCAAAATAACGGTCGTAACCTGCTGCCATATCTCACGGCACTGGAGAATGTGGAGACACCCATGATTCTGGGAGGCAAGCGTGATCGTGCTTACGCGAAACAGCTGCTCGAATGGGTAGGTCTTAAAGATCGGATGCATAACAAATTGCATCAATTATCAGGAGGAGAGCAGCAGCGGGTAGCGATTGCGATCTCATTATCCAATCGACCCAAAATTCTGCTTGCAGATGAACCAACCGGTTCGGTTGATTCCGAGACATGTGATACAATCATGGGCATTTTCCGAAAAATGAACAAGGAGCTCGGCGTTACGATTGTCATCGTTACCCATGACTTGACGCTAGCCGGCAAGGTAGACCGGATCGTAGCGATCCGTGATGGTTTGACCAGTACCGAGTTTGTGAAGCGCAACCCGAATTTGGATGATGAGCATAACTTGTCCGAAACGGGTATGCCGGACATTCATGAAGCATTTGTCATTATTGACCGTGCAGGGCGGCTTCAGGTGCCAAAAGAGTATCTGGAGGCCTTATCCATTGATAACCGGGCTACATTGGAATTTGACGGTGAACGTATTGTCATTACACCGCCAAGATAA
- a CDS encoding PAS domain-containing protein: MSQHSQLSLQWEFIISKVKSSVTVVDATLPELPLMYVNEHFTRLTGYTYEESVGQNCRFLQGQDTDPETVMQIRDALKKQQSIKIDILNYTKSGQKFWNELNIDPIFNESGECLYFVGIQYDISERKYAEQQLKFATTMAEMNSRGQLEFIGKLNHELRTPLNGIMGMIELASMGEITDEQRDIWSLHVNPVKHC; this comes from the coding sequence ATGAGCCAACATAGTCAACTCTCATTACAATGGGAATTTATCATCTCGAAAGTGAAATCCTCCGTGACCGTGGTCGATGCAACCTTGCCTGAGCTTCCGCTCATGTATGTAAACGAACACTTTACCCGGCTGACAGGATACACGTATGAAGAGTCTGTCGGACAAAATTGCCGATTTTTGCAAGGGCAGGATACAGACCCTGAAACGGTAATGCAGATTCGTGATGCACTAAAGAAACAGCAGTCCATCAAGATTGATATCTTAAATTATACAAAAAGTGGCCAGAAGTTCTGGAACGAACTGAATATTGATCCGATCTTTAATGAATCCGGTGAGTGTCTATATTTTGTGGGGATTCAATACGATATTTCAGAACGGAAGTATGCCGAACAGCAATTGAAGTTCGCAACCACAATGGCTGAGATGAACAGCAGAGGGCAATTGGAATTCATCGGCAAGCTCAATCATGAGCTTCGTACCCCGCTTAACGGCATTATGGGCATGATCGAACTTGCCAGTATGGGTGAAATTACGGATGAGCAGAGAGATATCTGGAGCTTGCACGTCAATCCAGTGAAGCACTGCTGA
- a CDS encoding sporulation protein YjcZ encodes MSQVGYGCGNVGGFGGGWTSTSAILVLFILLVIITKSFWL; translated from the coding sequence ATGAGTCAAGTTGGATACGGTTGTGGCAATGTTGGTGGATTTGGCGGCGGATGGACTTCCACAAGTGCAATTCTCGTGCTTTTCATCCTGCTCGTAATCATCACAAAATCCTTCTGGCTGTAA
- a CDS encoding aspartate carbamoyltransferase catalytic subunit, with amino-acid sequence MMITQTALRDRSLLGLKELSQGEIESILNRAAHWEAQKEKLVPVLESRFVANMFFENSTRTRFSFEMAEKRLGAQVLNFTAAASSVEKGESIYDTVRTLESMGIDAGVIRLKPAGVLQQLAKKVSVPLVNAGDGNNEHPTQALLDLYTMRKAFGELKGLRVSIIGDILHSRVARSNLWALQKFGADVRFCAPQTMQALELAEHAPYVGFEEALDADVVMMLRVQLERHQHGLITSAEDYREHYGLTEERASRLKPSTIIMHPAPVNRNVEVDDAVVESEASRIFPQMANGVPIRMAVMERAMKL; translated from the coding sequence ATGATGATTACACAGACAGCATTGAGAGACCGAAGCTTGCTTGGATTGAAGGAACTTAGTCAAGGCGAAATTGAGTCCATTCTGAACAGAGCGGCTCACTGGGAGGCGCAGAAAGAGAAACTGGTTCCTGTACTGGAATCACGCTTCGTTGCGAACATGTTCTTCGAGAACAGCACACGCACACGTTTTTCCTTCGAAATGGCAGAGAAACGACTGGGCGCACAAGTGCTGAACTTTACGGCAGCAGCATCCAGCGTGGAAAAGGGAGAGTCCATCTACGATACGGTACGAACACTTGAGTCGATGGGCATTGATGCAGGCGTGATCCGGTTGAAACCGGCAGGCGTTCTGCAACAGCTGGCTAAGAAAGTGAGTGTTCCGCTCGTGAACGCCGGAGACGGCAACAATGAGCATCCCACACAGGCGTTGCTGGACCTCTACACAATGCGGAAAGCATTTGGCGAACTGAAAGGCTTGCGTGTCTCCATCATAGGTGACATTCTGCATAGCCGCGTAGCACGCTCCAACCTGTGGGCACTGCAAAAGTTTGGCGCAGATGTACGCTTCTGTGCACCGCAAACGATGCAGGCACTGGAACTCGCAGAGCATGCTCCTTATGTCGGTTTTGAAGAAGCGCTGGATGCAGATGTAGTCATGATGCTCCGTGTTCAACTGGAACGTCATCAACATGGCTTAATTACTTCAGCTGAGGATTATCGCGAGCACTACGGATTGACGGAAGAACGGGCGTCACGCCTAAAACCAAGCACGATTATCATGCACCCTGCTCCAGTGAACCGCAACGTCGAGGTAGATGACGCGGTTGTGGAGAGTGAAGCATCACGGATCTTCCCACAGATGGCAAACGGTGTTCCGATCCGCATGGCGGTTATGGAACGTGCGATGAAACTGTAA